The Desulfoscipio gibsoniae DSM 7213 genome contains a region encoding:
- a CDS encoding patatin-like phospholipase family protein, with product MSTRPMVGLALGGGAIRGMAHIGVLKVLKKAGIPIDMVAGTSSGSIVAAMYASGYSPEHIEEIAMELRSQNIFEHGTMLLNLLLIAGDIIFRILHLPYPVRSPMGLMQGNKLKALLHKFLGQNRLFGQTEIPLGITAVDARDGTLVVFVEGDPVANPVQPLIVESPNSAAGSISVDVRTVVPPEDVFIKGQPVALAARASSAVPGIFEPIRVNDRLLVDGGVRENVPAYILRCMGADFVIAVDVGYSGRRVDGISNIIKLLANSFEIVISEGINLKLERYANVVIRPLINADPWDIKHTRYFIKQGELAALKSLDEIKRKLYN from the coding sequence ATGTCTACAAGGCCGATGGTGGGGCTGGCTTTGGGCGGCGGGGCTATCCGGGGCATGGCTCATATTGGGGTGCTGAAAGTTTTAAAAAAAGCAGGCATACCCATTGACATGGTGGCGGGAACAAGTTCCGGCAGCATTGTGGCTGCTATGTATGCATCGGGATACAGCCCGGAGCATATAGAGGAAATAGCCATGGAATTGCGTTCCCAAAATATTTTTGAACATGGAACCATGCTTTTAAATTTGCTGTTAATAGCAGGGGATATTATATTCCGTATATTGCACCTTCCCTACCCGGTACGCAGTCCGATGGGATTAATGCAGGGTAACAAACTAAAGGCACTGCTTCACAAGTTTTTGGGTCAGAACCGTTTGTTTGGACAAACCGAAATTCCACTGGGTATTACAGCTGTGGATGCCCGGGATGGTACGCTTGTTGTGTTTGTCGAAGGTGATCCCGTTGCTAACCCAGTACAGCCTTTAATAGTTGAATCGCCGAACAGTGCAGCGGGCAGTATATCTGTAGATGTGCGAACAGTGGTTCCACCCGAGGACGTGTTCATCAAAGGCCAGCCGGTGGCTCTGGCTGCACGGGCCAGTTCCGCCGTGCCGGGAATTTTTGAACCAATACGGGTGAATGATCGCCTGCTGGTGGACGGAGGTGTCCGTGAAAATGTGCCCGCTTATATACTGCGCTGCATGGGAGCTGATTTCGTTATTGCCGTGGATGTGGGATACAGCGGTCGTCGTGTGGACGGAATAAGCAATATAATTAAACTTTTAGCTAATAGTTTTGAAATTGTAATTTCCGAAGGGATTAATCTAAAACTGGAACGTTATGCTAATGTAGTGATACGGCCGTTGATTAATGCGGATCCCTGGGATATTAAGCACACCAGGTATTTCATTAAGCAGGGGGAACTGGCGGCGCTTAAAAGTCTGGATGAAATTAAGCGAAAGCTATATAATTAA
- a CDS encoding histidinol-phosphatase HisJ family protein: protein MLLPDYHIHTARCGHATGEMWEYVEKALELGLPEMGFADHIPMYWLNDRDRDPGIAMTLESLAEYVAEVERLRVAYPGIPIRLGIEADYVPGFEMELQKILDRYPFDYVLGSVHYIDGWGFDNPAYLDQYKYINIDDLFSRYFGLVWQAARSGLFHVMAHPDLIKKFGYRPQGNLQEVYDKTARIFAEAGVGVEINTAGLRVPAKEIYPAIGLLQACRNYAVPVTTGSDAHEPGQVGYAFDSVRQLLREVGYADVVFRSGNKVNFWTF, encoded by the coding sequence ATGCTTTTGCCGGATTATCATATACATACTGCCCGCTGCGGGCATGCCACGGGGGAAATGTGGGAATACGTTGAAAAGGCCTTGGAATTAGGTCTGCCGGAAATGGGTTTTGCTGATCACATTCCCATGTATTGGTTGAATGATCGCGACCGGGATCCAGGAATTGCCATGACTTTGGAAAGCCTGGCAGAATATGTGGCGGAAGTGGAACGACTGCGGGTAGCTTATCCTGGTATCCCCATAAGACTGGGCATTGAGGCTGACTACGTGCCCGGCTTTGAGATGGAGCTTCAAAAAATACTGGACCGATATCCGTTTGATTACGTGCTGGGGTCGGTGCATTACATAGATGGATGGGGGTTTGATAACCCGGCTTATTTGGATCAATATAAGTACATAAATATAGACGACTTGTTCTCCCGATACTTCGGTTTGGTATGGCAGGCTGCCCGGAGCGGGCTTTTTCATGTAATGGCCCACCCGGACCTGATTAAAAAATTCGGTTACCGGCCACAGGGTAACCTGCAGGAGGTATATGACAAAACTGCCCGCATATTTGCCGAGGCAGGAGTTGGTGTAGAGATTAATACTGCTGGATTAAGAGTACCCGCAAAGGAAATATACCCGGCAATAGGCCTGCTGCAGGCATGTCGAAATTATGCCGTACCAGTAACCACGGGCTCTGATGCCCATGAGCCCGGGCAGGTGGGGTATGCATTCGATAGTGTTCGGCAACTTTTGCGGGAAGTTGGTTATGCGGATGTGGTATTTCGGTCAGGTAATAAAGTCAACTTTTGGACTTTTTAG
- a CDS encoding Fur family transcriptional regulator, translating into MRGVIGEVEEKLRAHEYKMTPKREHVLCVLLENKDKHLSAEEVYNLVKKKVPDVGLATVYRTLELFSNFDIIQSMDFGDGRKRYEFSTEDKDGHRHHHLICVKCGKIIEMNEDLLEDLEERVTDTYDFTITDHELKIFGKCRECALKMKKP; encoded by the coding sequence ATGCGCGGGGTAATTGGGGAAGTGGAGGAAAAACTGCGCGCCCACGAGTATAAGATGACTCCCAAGCGCGAACATGTTCTTTGCGTGCTGCTGGAAAACAAGGATAAGCACCTTAGTGCCGAAGAAGTGTATAACCTGGTGAAAAAAAAGGTCCCTGATGTTGGATTGGCTACGGTTTATCGCACGTTGGAGCTTTTTTCCAACTTCGATATCATACAAAGCATGGATTTTGGAGACGGTCGCAAACGTTATGAGTTTAGTACGGAAGATAAAGATGGACACAGACATCACCATCTTATTTGTGTAAAATGTGGCAAAATTATAGAGATGAATGAAGATTTACTGGAGGATTTGGAAGAGCGGGTTACCGATACTTATGATTTTACCATTACTGACCATGAGCTGAAAATTTTTGGCAAATGCCGTGAATGTGCACTTAAGATGAAGAAGCCATAA
- a CDS encoding Na/Pi cotransporter family protein gives MLILAGVITGLIMLLWGMQIMKEGLENLSREKMRQALATLTATPLKAALTGLVFTILAQSSTAMSVITIGFVNAGLMNLAQAIGILLGANVGTCITVQLLSFNLFHLAAPAAALGIVFWALLGNRPAGQLGRSLCGFGLVFAGLQLMANALAPLQQAPWFFEALLSLQYSPVMAVLTGALASALLHSSAAATGIAMLLSQQHLIALPTAVAIVLGNNIGTCITAVLASLGGSRAGQQVATAHVLLNVLGALLFLPLLHPFSALVAYTADTLPRQVANAHTLFNIFSSLITLPLVYQFTALVRFIVPYRK, from the coding sequence TTGCTAATCCTCGCTGGAGTAATCACTGGACTTATTATGCTGCTGTGGGGTATGCAAATAATGAAAGAAGGGCTGGAGAACCTGTCAAGGGAGAAAATGCGCCAGGCCCTGGCAACTTTAACCGCCACACCGTTAAAGGCCGCCCTGACTGGACTGGTATTTACCATACTGGCACAGAGCAGCACCGCTATGTCGGTAATTACCATCGGCTTTGTCAACGCCGGTCTGATGAACCTGGCCCAAGCCATAGGGATATTGCTGGGAGCTAACGTAGGTACTTGTATAACTGTACAGTTGCTTTCCTTTAATTTGTTTCATCTGGCTGCACCCGCAGCCGCCTTAGGTATCGTGTTTTGGGCGCTTTTAGGCAACAGGCCGGCAGGACAGTTGGGCCGTTCCCTCTGCGGTTTTGGGCTGGTATTTGCGGGTCTACAATTAATGGCCAATGCACTGGCCCCGCTACAACAAGCGCCTTGGTTTTTCGAAGCACTTTTATCACTTCAGTACAGTCCGGTAATGGCCGTGCTAACCGGTGCGTTAGCATCCGCCCTGTTGCACAGCAGCGCAGCCGCCACTGGAATAGCCATGCTGCTTTCTCAGCAGCATCTCATCGCACTACCCACTGCAGTGGCCATAGTGCTGGGCAATAATATAGGAACTTGCATCACCGCCGTGCTGGCCAGCCTGGGCGGATCCCGGGCAGGCCAGCAGGTGGCCACTGCGCACGTGTTGTTGAATGTGCTGGGCGCACTATTATTTTTGCCTTTGCTGCACCCTTTTTCCGCACTGGTAGCTTACACCGCGGATACCCTGCCCCGTCAGGTGGCCAACGCACATACATTGTTTAATATTTTCAGCAGCCTGATTACCCTGCCGCTGGTTTATCAATTTACTGCACTGGTCCGGTTTATCGTACCTTACCGTAAGTAA